One stretch of Actinopolymorpha sp. NPDC004070 DNA includes these proteins:
- a CDS encoding carbohydrate ABC transporter permease: MTTQTDTAGARLGGAGPVMSARERTVRTLGDRIGVRVFLIAMSLLFLLPIYWMIITSLKSNEELGITPATLFPKVLHWGNYVEAFRAFPFATYFGNSLLITALSVVGSIVSNLIVAYGFSCIDWRGRDKVFYVVLATLFIPFPIALIPTFDLFAWLHWINTLLPLVVPNFLGSAFFIFLLRQFLLQIPREHLDAARIDGASEARILWQVVFPMARPAVAAVAIFTAVGAWNDFLGPLLYLQDEAKQTLAIGIQAFRTTHDVQFNLLMAASLMILAPLVILFFAAQKYFIRGITLGSFK; the protein is encoded by the coding sequence ATGACCACACAGACCGATACAGCCGGTGCGCGCCTCGGCGGCGCCGGTCCAGTGATGTCGGCCCGCGAGCGCACCGTGCGCACTCTCGGGGACCGCATCGGCGTCCGCGTCTTCCTGATCGCGATGTCGCTGCTGTTCCTGCTGCCGATCTACTGGATGATCATCACCTCCCTGAAGTCCAACGAGGAGCTGGGAATCACCCCGGCGACGTTGTTCCCGAAGGTGCTGCACTGGGGCAACTACGTCGAGGCCTTCAGGGCCTTCCCGTTCGCGACGTACTTCGGCAACTCCCTGCTCATCACCGCGCTCAGCGTGGTCGGCTCGATCGTCTCCAACCTGATCGTCGCCTACGGTTTCTCCTGCATCGACTGGCGCGGACGGGACAAGGTGTTCTACGTCGTCCTCGCCACGCTGTTCATTCCGTTCCCGATCGCGCTCATCCCGACGTTCGACCTGTTCGCCTGGCTGCACTGGATCAACACCCTGCTGCCGCTGGTGGTCCCGAACTTCCTCGGCAGCGCGTTCTTCATCTTCCTGCTCCGGCAGTTCCTGCTGCAGATCCCGCGTGAGCACCTCGACGCGGCGCGCATCGACGGTGCGAGCGAGGCGCGCATCCTGTGGCAGGTGGTGTTCCCGATGGCCCGGCCCGCGGTCGCGGCGGTGGCCATCTTCACCGCCGTCGGCGCCTGGAACGACTTCCTGGGACCGCTGCTCTACCTCCAGGACGAGGCCAAGCAGACGCTGGCCATCGGCATCCAGGCGTTCCGCACCACCCACGACGTGCAGTTCAACCTGCTGATGGCGGCTTCGCTGATGATTCTCGCGCCGTTGGTGATCCTCTTCTTCGCCGCGCAGAAGTACTTCATCCGCGGCATCACTCTCGGGAGCTTCAAGTGA
- the aroF gene encoding 3-deoxy-7-phosphoheptulonate synthase yields the protein MSPGAPPEHLAAVVARIESAGAQAFVSRGMDRTIVGVIGEGSRLAELTLAGMPGVATVLRVSEPYKLVNRQARAERSVVWVGSAGREVPVGPGTFTLIAGPCAVESAAQTLGAARLAAGAGATLLRGGAYKPRAFPGSFQGLGKDGLRILADVRDATGLYVVTEVIDPADVDLVASYADMLQIGAANMQNYALLDSVGRQRKPILLKRGLQASVDEWLMSAEYVAQRGNCDIVLCERGIRTFETATSATLDLASIPLVQRLSHLPVVVDPTHAAGRRDLVVPLARAAIAAGADGLLIDVHPDPENALVDGAQALAGAELRELAAAVRRLPPMLGRRPALPRAEGADSLRLSSSPTSTSSPT from the coding sequence ATGAGTCCTGGCGCACCACCGGAACATCTGGCCGCGGTGGTGGCCCGGATCGAGTCGGCGGGTGCGCAGGCTTTCGTGAGCCGGGGCATGGACCGCACCATCGTCGGCGTCATCGGCGAGGGCTCGCGCTTGGCCGAGCTCACCCTCGCGGGGATGCCGGGCGTGGCAACCGTGCTCCGCGTCAGCGAGCCGTACAAGCTCGTCAACCGCCAGGCTCGCGCCGAACGCTCCGTCGTCTGGGTCGGTTCCGCCGGCCGCGAGGTGCCGGTCGGACCGGGCACCTTCACCCTCATCGCCGGCCCGTGCGCGGTGGAGAGCGCCGCGCAGACCCTCGGCGCGGCCCGGCTGGCGGCCGGTGCCGGGGCCACCCTGCTGCGCGGCGGGGCGTACAAACCGCGTGCGTTTCCCGGGTCCTTCCAGGGCCTGGGCAAGGACGGGTTGCGGATTCTCGCCGACGTCCGCGACGCCACCGGGCTGTACGTCGTCACCGAGGTGATCGACCCCGCCGACGTCGACCTGGTGGCGTCGTACGCCGACATGCTCCAGATCGGCGCCGCCAACATGCAAAACTACGCGCTGCTGGACAGCGTGGGCCGCCAGCGCAAGCCGATCCTGCTGAAGCGGGGACTGCAGGCGAGCGTCGACGAGTGGCTGATGTCCGCGGAGTACGTCGCCCAGCGCGGCAACTGCGACATCGTGCTCTGCGAACGCGGCATCCGGACGTTCGAGACCGCGACCAGCGCGACGCTCGACCTGGCCTCGATCCCGCTCGTCCAGCGGCTGTCCCATCTCCCGGTCGTGGTCGACCCCACCCATGCCGCCGGTCGCCGCGACCTGGTCGTGCCCCTGGCCCGGGCTGCGATCGCCGCCGGCGCGGACGGCCTGCTGATCGACGTCCACCCCGACCCGGAGAACGCCCTGGTGGACGGCGCGCAGGCGCTGGCCGGTGCCGAGCTGCGCGAGCTCGCCGCTGCCGTACGCCGGCTGCCGCCGATGCTCGGCCGCAGGCCGGCGCTTCCACGTGCGGAGGGTGCGGACTCCCTACGCCTGAGTTCGTCCCCGACGTCGACCTCGAGCCCAACCTGA
- a CDS encoding sugar ABC transporter permease: protein MSVSTQDALDTGSPAQRGTTSSRPAWTTRDKANLKKGLVFISPWIVGTLAFVVFPIFYSLIISLTKYSGMQTPQWVGLSNYTRMFQDPLAWTSISNTLFYSGWAVPVGLVVALLLALAMNRSVREVAVYRTALYLPSLAPIFAMSFIFIVLVNPGTGIVNQVIALFGGQERDFLGDPTTAKLVIVAMAQLGAGNAALIYLAGLNNIPQTLYEAARIDGASSFQSFLRITLPLLTPSILFNLITGISAGLQVFTQAYVLTGGGPNNGTLFYMLYLYRNAFSYADLGYASALAVVLFLIGVVLALLVYQVSRRFVNYEVAS, encoded by the coding sequence GTGTCAGTCAGCACCCAAGACGCGCTGGACACCGGCTCACCGGCCCAGCGGGGCACCACCTCGTCGCGGCCGGCCTGGACTACGCGCGACAAGGCCAATCTCAAGAAAGGGCTGGTCTTCATCAGCCCCTGGATCGTGGGGACCCTCGCGTTCGTGGTCTTCCCGATCTTCTACTCGCTGATCATCAGCCTTACCAAGTACAGCGGCATGCAAACCCCGCAGTGGGTCGGGCTCAGCAACTACACACGAATGTTCCAGGACCCGCTGGCCTGGACGTCCATCTCCAACACGTTGTTCTACTCCGGGTGGGCGGTCCCGGTGGGGCTCGTCGTCGCCCTGCTGCTCGCGCTGGCGATGAACCGCAGCGTCCGCGAGGTCGCCGTCTACCGCACGGCGCTCTACCTACCCTCGCTCGCACCGATCTTCGCGATGTCGTTCATCTTCATCGTGCTGGTCAACCCGGGCACCGGCATCGTCAACCAGGTCATCGCGTTGTTCGGCGGGCAGGAGCGTGACTTCCTCGGCGACCCGACCACGGCGAAGCTCGTCATCGTGGCGATGGCCCAGCTCGGCGCGGGCAACGCCGCGCTCATCTACCTCGCCGGCCTGAACAACATCCCGCAGACGTTGTACGAGGCCGCCCGCATCGACGGCGCCAGCTCCTTCCAGTCGTTCCTCCGCATCACCCTGCCGCTGCTCACGCCGTCGATCCTGTTCAACCTCATCACCGGGATCAGCGCCGGCCTGCAGGTGTTCACCCAGGCGTACGTCCTCACCGGGGGTGGCCCGAACAACGGCACGTTGTTCTACATGCTCTACCTGTACCGCAACGCGTTCAGCTACGCCGACCTCGGCTACGCCTCGGCGCTCGCGGTCGTGCTCTTCCTCATCGGGGTCGTGCTGGCCCTGCTCGTCTACCAGGTCTCGCGACGCTTCGTGAACTACGAAGTCGCCTCCTGA
- a CDS encoding deoxyribonuclease IV, translating to MASSAPPDAPARSTAAAGSVGRGSGRARAAAAARGPRVRARRPVPPVGSHLPVGAGLARGAFRTAVDIGAEALQVFVGNPRGWARAAGDPEQDEAFRSMCADAGIRAFVHTPYLVNFGSPTPATLERSAGIVAHNLVRAYAIGAEGVVVHTGSCVAEGGREAAMRQVRESLLPILDTLPDDAPLLLLEPTAGQGQSLCSGVDDLPAYLAALDDHPRLGICLDTCHVFAAGAPLDTPGGTVATLDRLVALCGAERLRLVHANDSKDPRGSFRDRHERIGQGHIGSGAFEELLRHPAVAGVPVVVETPGGVEASREDIAALKRARGR from the coding sequence GTGGCATCCTCTGCTCCGCCGGACGCGCCGGCTCGCTCCACAGCCGCTGCCGGATCCGTCGGCCGTGGGTCCGGCCGCGCCCGCGCCGCGGCGGCCGCGCGAGGTCCCCGGGTCCGCGCCCGTCGACCCGTCCCGCCGGTCGGCAGCCATCTCCCGGTGGGTGCCGGGCTGGCCAGGGGTGCGTTCCGTACCGCCGTCGACATCGGCGCGGAGGCGCTGCAGGTCTTCGTCGGCAACCCCCGCGGCTGGGCACGCGCCGCGGGCGACCCCGAACAGGACGAGGCGTTCCGCTCCATGTGCGCGGACGCCGGGATCCGCGCGTTCGTGCACACGCCGTACCTCGTGAACTTCGGCTCCCCCACACCGGCCACGCTGGAACGCTCGGCGGGCATCGTGGCGCACAACCTCGTCCGTGCGTACGCCATCGGCGCCGAAGGTGTCGTCGTGCACACCGGTTCGTGCGTCGCCGAGGGCGGCCGCGAGGCAGCGATGCGGCAGGTACGCGAGTCGCTGCTGCCGATCCTGGACACGCTGCCCGACGACGCTCCCCTGCTCCTGCTCGAACCCACCGCCGGCCAGGGCCAGTCGCTGTGCTCGGGAGTGGACGACCTGCCGGCCTACCTCGCCGCCCTCGACGACCATCCCCGGCTGGGCATCTGCCTGGACACCTGTCACGTGTTCGCCGCCGGAGCACCGCTGGACACACCGGGCGGCACCGTCGCGACCCTGGACCGGCTGGTCGCGCTATGCGGCGCCGAGCGGCTGCGACTGGTGCACGCCAACGACTCCAAGGACCCTCGCGGCAGCTTCCGCGACCGGCACGAACGCATCGGGCAGGGACACATCGGCTCGGGGGCGTTCGAGGAACTGCTGCGCCATCCGGCGGTGGCGGGCGTGCCCGTCGTCGTCGAGACGCCCGGCGGCGTCGAGGCGTCCCGTGAGGACATCGCCGCGCTCAAACGTGCGAGGGGGCGGTGA
- a CDS encoding molybdopterin-dependent oxidoreductase encodes MSSWKVMHYGRVPRSTDPRGWDFRVIGATASGTEHILDFATLATLPRVDVLADLHCVNGFSLLDLTWTGIPTRALLEFAPPREDVRHVMAWAQYGYSANLSLDDLQAEGTLLATGVGGEDLSPEHGGPLRLVLPHLYAWKGPKWLRAIEYLTEDRRGFWEERGYHNSADPWSGERYAYQEGAATGPN; translated from the coding sequence GTGTCCTCGTGGAAGGTCATGCACTACGGCCGGGTCCCGCGCTCGACCGATCCGAGGGGCTGGGACTTCCGCGTCATCGGCGCCACCGCCAGCGGCACCGAGCACATCCTGGACTTCGCGACCCTGGCCACGCTCCCGCGGGTCGACGTGCTGGCCGACCTGCACTGCGTGAACGGTTTCAGCCTGCTCGACCTGACCTGGACGGGCATCCCCACCCGGGCGCTGCTGGAGTTCGCTCCGCCCCGTGAGGACGTACGCCACGTCATGGCCTGGGCGCAGTACGGCTACTCCGCCAACCTCTCGCTCGACGACCTGCAGGCCGAGGGCACCCTGCTGGCGACCGGCGTGGGCGGGGAGGACCTCTCCCCCGAACACGGCGGGCCGCTGCGGCTGGTGCTCCCCCACCTGTACGCCTGGAAGGGCCCGAAGTGGCTCCGGGCGATCGAGTACCTCACCGAGGACCGGCGCGGCTTCTGGGAGGAGCGCGGCTACCACAACTCCGCCGACCCCTGGTCGGGTGAGCGGTACGCCTACCAGGAAGGCGCCGCCACCGGCCCCAACTGA
- a CDS encoding ABC transporter substrate-binding protein, whose amino-acid sequence MRSRPRRIRRVVLAVLAMLLVAGTAGACSGNSSDRKLLVWTQLGGERELKAQNLVIDAFEKANPGVKVQIVPKSGQFTGDSAALIAAVRGNTPPNVYIIDRFTTAQAASVGLFEDLQPRIDRDGEKLRSKYLPYAADEATYKGDMYALPFDTDVRGLMYNKKTLRDAGIDPEVLDPKNGPPTIAEVIALGKKMDKKDKRGNYTRMGFIPWDGQAFHATWAIINRAQWFDDKTCELTLNSPGWTKAMQDFADWAKEFDYSRVQTFLATYRPPNQPPTQSPFYTGHIGMAVDGNWSIGSIKEYAPKLDYGVTYLPVPKKGDKPLTWAGGFGLTMPKGAPNQDLTWKFMKFMAGEQGQRIYAKSASKIPTWQSLVDDKSVTGDQGIFPSMVKFTTSRPPLPVGAQISDSMDAAQQAVLLGDSTPKEALSIAQDRAGPQMKQFCPFKLPSHPE is encoded by the coding sequence ATGAGGTCGCGACCGCGCCGGATCCGCAGGGTCGTCCTCGCCGTGCTCGCCATGCTCCTGGTGGCCGGTACGGCGGGCGCGTGCTCGGGGAACTCCTCCGACCGCAAGCTGCTGGTGTGGACCCAACTCGGCGGCGAACGCGAACTCAAGGCACAGAACCTCGTCATCGACGCGTTCGAGAAGGCCAACCCCGGCGTCAAGGTGCAGATCGTGCCGAAGTCGGGACAGTTCACCGGCGACTCGGCGGCGCTGATCGCCGCGGTGCGCGGCAACACCCCGCCGAACGTCTACATCATCGACCGGTTCACCACCGCGCAGGCGGCCTCGGTCGGGTTGTTCGAGGACCTGCAACCCCGCATTGACAGGGACGGGGAGAAGCTCCGCAGCAAGTACCTCCCCTATGCCGCCGACGAGGCGACCTACAAGGGTGACATGTACGCGCTGCCGTTCGACACCGACGTGCGCGGGCTGATGTACAACAAGAAGACGCTGCGCGACGCCGGCATCGACCCGGAGGTGCTGGACCCGAAGAACGGCCCGCCGACGATCGCCGAGGTCATCGCCCTCGGCAAGAAGATGGACAAGAAGGACAAGCGCGGCAACTACACCCGGATGGGGTTCATCCCCTGGGACGGCCAGGCGTTCCACGCCACCTGGGCGATCATCAACCGGGCACAGTGGTTCGACGACAAGACCTGCGAACTCACCCTGAACAGCCCGGGGTGGACCAAGGCCATGCAGGACTTCGCCGACTGGGCCAAGGAGTTCGACTACTCCCGCGTGCAGACGTTCCTCGCGACCTACCGGCCGCCGAACCAGCCGCCCACCCAGTCGCCGTTCTACACCGGCCACATCGGCATGGCCGTCGACGGCAACTGGTCGATCGGCAGCATCAAGGAGTACGCCCCGAAGCTCGACTACGGCGTGACGTACCTGCCGGTGCCGAAGAAGGGCGACAAGCCGCTGACCTGGGCCGGCGGGTTCGGACTGACCATGCCCAAGGGCGCGCCGAACCAGGACCTCACCTGGAAGTTCATGAAGTTCATGGCCGGTGAGCAGGGCCAGCGCATCTACGCCAAGTCGGCCAGCAAGATCCCGACCTGGCAGAGCCTGGTCGACGACAAGAGCGTCACCGGCGACCAGGGCATCTTCCCGAGCATGGTGAAGTTCACCACCTCCCGGCCGCCGCTGCCGGTGGGTGCGCAGATCTCGGACTCCATGGACGCCGCCCAGCAGGCGGTGCTCCTCGGCGACTCCACGCCGAAGGAGGCGCTGTCGATCGCGCAGGACCGGGCCGGTCCGCAGATGAAGCAGTTCTGCCCGTTCAAGCTGCCCAGCCACCCGGAGTAG
- a CDS encoding DMT family transporter, with product MSGSTRGARGAGGASSTGSAGSTGRADASTSPTGRPDETTGGGPAGAVPKLAVLGLLAVTASWGSTFFLIKDVVTRVPVPDFLAVRFAVAAVALGVFSAPTLARLGAPAWRRGVVLGLLYGLAQILQTQGLAHTSASVSGFVTGMYVVLTPVLAGVLLRHRIGRATWIAVALATAGLAVLALRGFAFGPGELLTLLSAGLYALHIVALGAWTNQRDAFGLSVVQLGVIAVVCGIAAAPGGIAVPDRSGDWLALLYMALIAGAFALVTQTWAQAHLPPTRAAVIMCMEPVWASAFALVFGGESLTVRMVAGGGLILAAMYTAELAPRRRLPAESPHLPV from the coding sequence GTGAGCGGCAGCACCCGCGGAGCGCGTGGAGCCGGTGGAGCAAGCAGCACCGGGAGCGCCGGCAGTACGGGCCGCGCCGACGCGTCGACGTCCCCCACCGGTCGACCCGACGAGACGACCGGGGGCGGACCGGCGGGCGCGGTGCCGAAGCTGGCCGTGCTCGGGCTGCTCGCGGTCACCGCGTCCTGGGGTTCGACGTTCTTCCTCATCAAGGACGTGGTCACCCGGGTGCCGGTGCCGGACTTCCTCGCGGTCAGGTTCGCTGTCGCCGCCGTCGCGCTGGGCGTCTTCTCCGCACCGACGCTCGCCCGGCTCGGTGCGCCCGCGTGGCGGCGGGGCGTCGTCCTCGGTCTGCTCTACGGGCTGGCCCAGATCCTGCAGACCCAGGGACTGGCACACACCTCGGCGTCGGTGTCGGGGTTCGTCACCGGGATGTACGTCGTCCTCACGCCGGTCCTGGCCGGAGTGCTGCTCCGTCACCGGATCGGGCGGGCCACCTGGATCGCGGTGGCGCTGGCGACCGCGGGGCTGGCAGTCCTTGCCCTGCGTGGGTTCGCGTTCGGGCCCGGTGAGCTGCTGACGCTGCTGTCCGCCGGGTTGTACGCCCTGCACATCGTCGCGCTCGGCGCGTGGACCAACCAGCGGGACGCGTTCGGCCTGTCCGTCGTACAACTCGGTGTCATCGCCGTGGTGTGCGGCATCGCCGCCGCTCCCGGCGGGATCGCGGTGCCGGACCGGTCCGGCGACTGGCTCGCCCTGCTCTACATGGCGCTGATCGCCGGTGCGTTCGCGCTGGTGACCCAGACGTGGGCGCAGGCACACCTGCCACCGACCCGGGCCGCGGTCATCATGTGCATGGAACCGGTGTGGGCGTCGGCGTTCGCACTGGTCTTCGGCGGGGAGTCGCTGACCGTGCGAATGGTGGCCGGAGGCGGACTCATTCTGGCCGCTATGTACACCGCCGAACTCGCGCCGAGGCGCCGGCTCCCGGCAGAGAGCCCTCACCTGCCGGTTTGA
- a CDS encoding phytanoyl-CoA dioxygenase family protein: protein MGTIREADYQHWREHGYVVVPLLDDDQVRATVENIHEYMPSWEEYARHPRWYEESVAARGGRLRTYATFPFVGDALNETTLHPELIAFAERVIGTDRLMLSHGQLGGKYARTRDFEQQLHLDYGNNTLVCPPPDEEIVDLPAIIYYTDVTVDLSPTYVVSQKFTRDLPREPRFHTREGSPELYAHEVPVVVPAGSVLIYSMNTFHRGSALTASEGLRYAQNIGFKRVDTPWCGQVTFQHDGGSPEMNHFLEHATPRQREFVGFPRVGDPYWNKSTIANVGARYPGMDMSPYLAALS from the coding sequence ATGGGCACCATTCGCGAAGCGGACTACCAGCACTGGCGCGAGCACGGGTACGTCGTCGTCCCCCTGCTCGACGACGACCAGGTGCGGGCCACCGTCGAGAACATCCACGAGTACATGCCGTCGTGGGAGGAGTACGCCCGGCACCCGCGGTGGTACGAGGAGTCCGTCGCCGCGCGCGGTGGACGCCTTCGTACGTACGCGACGTTCCCGTTCGTGGGCGACGCGCTGAACGAGACGACGCTGCATCCGGAGCTGATCGCGTTCGCCGAAAGGGTCATCGGCACCGACCGGCTGATGCTCAGCCACGGCCAGCTCGGCGGGAAGTACGCCCGTACGCGCGACTTCGAACAGCAACTTCACCTTGACTACGGCAACAACACGCTGGTGTGCCCGCCGCCGGACGAGGAGATCGTCGACCTGCCGGCGATCATCTACTACACCGACGTGACCGTGGACCTCAGTCCCACGTACGTCGTCTCGCAGAAGTTCACCCGCGACCTGCCCCGCGAGCCGCGCTTCCACACCCGCGAGGGGTCGCCGGAGCTGTACGCACACGAGGTGCCGGTGGTCGTCCCGGCCGGGTCGGTGCTGATCTACTCGATGAACACCTTCCACCGTGGCTCCGCGCTCACCGCCTCGGAGGGCCTGCGGTACGCCCAGAACATCGGCTTCAAGCGGGTGGACACCCCGTGGTGCGGTCAGGTGACGTTCCAGCACGACGGCGGCAGCCCGGAGATGAACCACTTCCTGGAGCACGCCACCCCCCGCCAGCGCGAGTTCGTCGGCTTTCCCCGGGTGGGCGATCCGTACTGGAACAAGTCCACGATCGCCAACGTCGGCGCGCGCTACCCCGGCATGGACATGAGCCCTTACCTCGCCGCGCTTTCCTGA
- a CDS encoding Na+/H+ antiporter, whose protein sequence is MSSLGLVVAVGVTILVCTGVSRRLGIVPPVTLLIAGILLGFVPALRSTHLPPEAVLLLFLPVLLYWEGFTSSVRQIRRDLRVIVLMSTVLVVLTAAGAAATAHALGMPWGPAWVLGAALAPTDATAVGVLGRILPRRVGTLLRAESLVNDGTALVLYAVAVGVTVGSEHFSLGHLGTRLLLSYGGGILIGLAITYVAVQVRKRLTDAFQHNLFALVTPLAAYLLAEFADVSGVLAVVVSGLWVGRVSPQLFPAYARQQVRTVMDFVTAVANAALFVLVGLEAQSAVRGLSSVGVTRGLLIAAGVCAVIIGVRVGWLFTLPHIIRALDRRPAQRARRLSARPRAVMATAGFRGAVSMAAALAVPDTVASGEPFPDRDLIIFVTALVIAVTLLVQAPLLPRVVRWARMDEDLTAEQEGHRAEVVATERALAALPDTAERLGTPGDVVGQVRAEYDRRLRALRDGDGDQGTEASGWQQQYADLHLALLSHKHATLVELHESNEIDDIELQQLQDHLDQEQLHAVRRRRT, encoded by the coding sequence GTGTCCAGTCTCGGGTTGGTCGTCGCGGTCGGCGTCACGATCCTGGTGTGCACCGGAGTGTCGCGGCGGCTGGGGATCGTCCCGCCGGTGACGCTGCTGATCGCCGGGATCCTGCTGGGCTTCGTCCCGGCCCTGCGGTCGACGCACCTGCCTCCGGAGGCGGTGCTGCTGCTGTTCCTGCCGGTGTTGCTGTACTGGGAGGGGTTCACCTCCTCCGTCCGGCAGATCCGCCGCGACCTGCGGGTGATCGTGCTGATGAGCACGGTGCTGGTGGTGCTGACCGCGGCGGGGGCCGCGGCCACCGCCCACGCGCTGGGCATGCCGTGGGGCCCGGCATGGGTGCTGGGCGCGGCGCTGGCCCCGACCGACGCGACGGCGGTGGGGGTGCTGGGCCGCATACTGCCGCGGCGGGTCGGCACCCTGCTGCGGGCGGAGAGCCTCGTCAACGACGGCACGGCCCTCGTGCTGTACGCCGTGGCCGTCGGCGTCACGGTCGGCTCGGAGCACTTCAGCCTCGGCCATCTCGGGACGCGGCTCCTGCTGTCGTACGGCGGCGGGATTCTCATCGGCCTGGCCATCACCTATGTCGCGGTGCAGGTGCGCAAGCGGCTGACGGACGCCTTCCAGCACAACCTCTTCGCCCTCGTCACGCCGCTGGCCGCGTACCTCCTGGCCGAGTTCGCCGACGTGTCCGGCGTACTGGCGGTCGTGGTCAGCGGCCTGTGGGTAGGCCGGGTCTCGCCGCAACTGTTTCCCGCGTACGCCCGCCAGCAGGTCCGCACGGTGATGGACTTCGTGACCGCGGTGGCCAACGCGGCGCTTTTCGTGCTCGTCGGCCTCGAGGCGCAGTCGGCCGTACGCGGGCTGAGCAGCGTCGGGGTGACCCGTGGGCTGCTGATCGCCGCGGGCGTCTGCGCGGTGATCATCGGGGTCCGGGTCGGGTGGCTGTTCACGCTGCCGCACATCATCCGGGCGCTGGACCGCAGACCGGCGCAGCGCGCCCGGCGGCTGAGCGCGCGGCCCCGGGCGGTGATGGCGACCGCCGGCTTCCGTGGGGCGGTGTCCATGGCGGCTGCCCTCGCGGTGCCGGACACCGTCGCCTCCGGCGAGCCGTTCCCGGACCGTGACCTGATCATCTTCGTCACCGCGTTGGTGATCGCGGTGACGCTGCTGGTCCAGGCGCCCCTCCTCCCGCGGGTCGTGCGCTGGGCCAGGATGGACGAGGACCTCACGGCAGAACAGGAAGGGCACCGCGCCGAGGTGGTGGCCACAGAACGCGCCCTCGCCGCGTTGCCGGACACCGCCGAGCGGCTCGGCACACCTGGGGACGTCGTCGGCCAGGTGCGAGCCGAGTACGACCGCCGCCTGCGCGCCCTGCGCGACGGCGACGGCGACCAGGGCACCGAGGCGAGCGGATGGCAGCAGCAGTACGCCGACCTCCACCTGGCGCTGCTGTCCCACAAGCACGCCACTCTCGTGGAGTTGCACGAGAGCAACGAGATCGACGACATCGAGCTGCAGCAACTCCAGGACCACCTCGACCAGGAGCAGCTGCACGCGGTTCGCCGGCGCCGGACCTGA
- a CDS encoding threonine aldolase family protein has translation MAEVENTDRDRPVDLRSDTVTTPTPGMRAAMARAEVGDDVYAEDPTCRALEERVADLLGTEAALFTVTGSLANLLGVRALVKPGAEVLCESRAHIARAELGAHATVFGVTSRTWSHPRGLVDLAAVRELLAPDAGPYFVSTAAVSVENTHNFGGGSVQPLESLRALRELTAATGVGVHLDGARLWHACAATGVEPGTYAACADLVSVALSKGLGAPVGSLLAGPAAAIADARVWRKRLGAGWRQAGVLAAAGMYALEHHLDRIAQDHANARALADRLAEVAPGIVEPDGVQTNIVVLDLAAAGISTGAAEIADRARAAGVLVSVLGPTALRLVTHLDVDEAGCRHAGEVLATALK, from the coding sequence GTGGCCGAGGTGGAGAACACAGATCGCGACCGTCCGGTGGACCTGCGCAGCGACACGGTGACCACGCCGACGCCGGGGATGCGGGCGGCGATGGCCCGGGCCGAGGTGGGCGACGACGTGTACGCCGAGGACCCCACCTGCCGGGCCCTGGAAGAACGCGTCGCGGACCTGCTCGGCACCGAGGCGGCGCTGTTCACCGTCACCGGCTCGCTGGCCAACCTGCTCGGCGTACGTGCCCTGGTGAAGCCGGGGGCGGAGGTGTTGTGCGAGTCCCGCGCGCACATCGCCCGGGCCGAGCTGGGTGCGCACGCGACGGTCTTCGGGGTGACCAGCCGCACCTGGTCCCATCCCCGCGGCCTGGTCGACCTGGCGGCGGTCCGCGAGTTGCTGGCGCCGGACGCCGGGCCGTACTTCGTCTCCACCGCCGCGGTGTCGGTGGAGAACACCCACAACTTCGGCGGCGGCTCGGTCCAGCCACTGGAGTCTCTGCGTGCGCTGCGCGAGCTCACCGCGGCCACCGGCGTCGGCGTCCATCTGGACGGCGCCCGGCTGTGGCACGCGTGCGCCGCGACCGGCGTGGAGCCGGGCACCTACGCCGCCTGCGCCGACCTGGTGTCGGTGGCCCTGTCGAAGGGGCTCGGCGCGCCGGTGGGGTCGCTGCTGGCCGGACCGGCGGCCGCCATCGCCGACGCCCGCGTCTGGCGCAAGCGGCTCGGCGCCGGCTGGCGGCAGGCGGGGGTGCTCGCCGCGGCCGGGATGTACGCGCTGGAACACCACCTGGACCGGATCGCGCAGGACCACGCGAACGCCCGTGCCCTGGCCGACCGGCTGGCCGAGGTCGCACCCGGCATCGTCGAGCCGGACGGCGTACAGACCAACATCGTGGTGCTCGACCTGGCCGCCGCCGGGATCTCCACCGGCGCGGCCGAGATCGCCGACCGGGCCCGGGCGGCCGGTGTCCTGGTGTCGGTTCTCGGGCCGACCGCGCTGCGGCTGGTCACCCACCTGGACGTGGACGAGGCCGGCTGCCGGCACGCGGGCGAGGTGCTGGCCACGGCGCTGAAGTAG